In Amia ocellicauda isolate fAmiCal2 chromosome 5, fAmiCal2.hap1, whole genome shotgun sequence, a genomic segment contains:
- the pmp22b gene encoding peripheral myelin protein 22b has product MLLLLLGIILLHIAALVLLFVSTIVSAWVVHGSTTSDLWINCTSANGASHCDSAHTGEWIQAVQALMILSIIFSVLSLFLFFCQLFTLQKGGRFFLTGIFQIFASLFVMSGAIIYTVQSSLWVAAEASYGFAYYLAWVSFPLALISGLIYVILRKRE; this is encoded by the exons ATGCTGCTTCTTCTGCTGGGAATCATCCTGTTGCATATTGCTGCGTTGGTGCTGTTGTTCGTATCAACTATCGTTAGc GCCTGGGTAGTCCATGGAAGCACCACCTCAGATCTCTGGATAAACTGCACTTCAGCCAATGGAGCCAGTCACTGTGATTCGGCTCACACAGGAG AGTGGATCCAGGCGGTGCAGGCCCTGATGATCCTCTCCATCATCTTCAGCGTCCTGTCCTTGTTCCTGTTCTTCTGCCAGCTCTTCACCCTCCAAAAAGGCGGACGGTTCTTCCTCACCGGAATCTTCCAGATCTTCGCAA GTCTCTTTGTGATGAGTGGGGCGATCATTTACACCGTGCAAAGCTCGCTATGGGTGGCGGCAGAAGCGAGCTACGGCTTTGCCTACTACCTGGCATGGGTGTCATTCCCCCTGGCACTAATCAGTGGATTAATCTATGTTATTTTGAGAAAACGTGAATAA